ATTGCttctaagaaaaaaaattgttttcatgAAGCTTATCAGGGATGGGATAGAGAAGAGATTTTGTGTGGAGGCAATAAGATTTGAAATTGTGATGGCCATGATGAATGAAAGAAGGATCGAATAATCAAGATAAAGCTCTATTGATACCATGCTAGAGTAATTACAAATGCAGCagaaataaaaacagaaaaaagtGAAGAATTGAATTGTCAATTATATTTTAGAATGCTCATCAGTCTAACCATAGCTATAGCAAACCCTTTTATACATACAACAGATGAGAgtcagaaaaataaaataaaaaagaaagctCAGTCACGTAGGAGAGAAGAAACTGAGCTAAAAAGTACAAATAACAGTTAAATTTGTTATGTTAGTTTCTTTCCAATCATTATCACTAAtaagttttaattaaaaacattgtcataaattataaaaatttattctctcctaaaaagaaataacaataataattattattttgttgaaCATACACACTTATCTCTAAAAGGTAATATTATACATAATTATTTTGATCTCCAAAAAATGATGATAGACGGTGATTAACGGTGACAAAGTAGCGAATCAACGGTGATAGAGTAGCAAATGGAGGTAATTGTTGCAGAGACAGTTGTTGCAGAGACCAGAGTGTGGTTGCTGCACTCTATATGCAGAAGGGTTGACGAGGAGGAACTACCTCCATGCTACCATGCCTATGATGGCACTGTTGGTCAAGTTAGCTACGTGCAGAATTTCTGAATTTACGAAATGGCATTAGAGCTGAGAAAATTTGCGTGAAGGTTCTGCAATCTCCTtaacatacatatataaaacATCTTCAAATTCTAAGATTATTGAAATTTGGTTTATGtcattttttttacattttataTGGGATCAAAactaactttaattttttttaatttagcaacgtttcaaaaatataatttaaaaattttaatggatcatatctaataaaatttgattttttttttaaacacgATAGAGTATATGGAGTATATATAGTACTAGTATTTATGCATTATCAGAGAATCTCATTCTCTACTCAATGAAGTTTTATGATAATAttctaaatatatttttggtgttagtaaataatataataatattttatttaaattaatataattatttatttaatcaaattaatataattaatattcaatgAAAGTTTAATTCACTCTCCtacttaaattattttatttatttttaattttgttacttcaatatttttttattggtttataatctattttttttataattaccGTGTACTCCTACCCATTCTCATTCTCTGTtagatttattttatcttatcaataattatttttttttcaaaatattctttatcgaatataatttataaaaatattgctaacaaaaaaattaaacctatattttttttattttagcgTAATATACTTGTcatcttaattaattttaaattttattattattattatccacAATTAACTGTTAGCATAATAGTACGTATATGTAAAAAAAACTCTAATTTGTATTCTTTCATATTTctctcaataataataataataataataataataataataataataaaggagTAAACAAACTAGTTATTATTCACATTTCTTTCtattatagaaaataataataataataaaacaaaaattaaaatattagacAAAGTTACACTATGATAAATATTAGATAGAAGGATAACTGCCTCGTTGATACGCTTTAGACCGTTGGATTCATTGCCATATTTTCAGCTGATGTCAACAACTGCGCCCGCTGGGCTTGGTTCTTCCAATTGGTGGTCAAAATAACATACAACATTAGTCCGGCACAACAAACTTGAGCTGAAAGTAAGCCCAACCAAAGCCCACAAAACCCAATATCAAGCCAAAACCCAAGCCCAATCGCCACAGGCATTCCGATCAAATAAAACGCACCAAGATTCACATTCGCCGCCACGTTGGGCCGAGCCGTTCCTCTAACCACACCACATCCCACCGTCTGTGGACAATTTCCGAGCTCACAAAGCCCGAGAATTGGTAGTGCAGCCGCTGTCAAACGCAAAATTTTCTCATCATTTGTGAACATTTTTCCCCACGAATGCCGCATCATAGTGGCAAAGATAACCGCCATAAAACCTAAAATTTCCGCAAAAAAGATCGAAATAGCAGCCGAGAGCCGGGCCCTTGCAGGTCGGTTTGCCCCGAGCTCGTTTCCAACACGCGTTGAGACTGCAAAGCCCAAGGAGGACGGAAACACGTAGATTAATGCCGTGGTCTGAATAAGCACACCCATGGATGCCACGGTGGCAGTGGGATCCACAAGGAGTCCACAAAGCACAATCATGATCTCATACCACCACCACTCTAGACAAACTGACACACAACTCGGCGCAGCAAGCCGAATGAGTGGCTTAAAACCGGAGAAAGAGTCCCGGCTCAGCTTCATCCACGTGCCGGCGTGGACCCCACTTATCCAGA
The genomic region above belongs to Arachis stenosperma cultivar V10309 chromosome 5, arast.V10309.gnm1.PFL2, whole genome shotgun sequence and contains:
- the LOC130982383 gene encoding protein DETOXIFICATION 51-like, which encodes METKTEHDLLLADTEKQEPEGWTCGGISEVMKESKSLMELALPIALTSLIFYLRSIVSMLFLGHLGELQLAAGSLAIAFANITAYSVLSGLSLGMEPLCSQAFGAKNTNLLSLTLHRCIIFLLVSSIPISILWLNINTIFIFLHQLPEITQMAQTYLMFLLPDLVTNSFLHPIRIYLRAQGVTRPVTLASLFGMLAHLPFNFFFVKRLRFGLAGVAAASAVSNFSILLFLVVHVWISGVHAGTWMKLSRDSFSGFKPLIRLAAPSCVSVCLEWWWYEIMIVLCGLLVDPTATVASMGVLIQTTALIYVFPSSLGFAVSTRVGNELGANRPARARLSAAISIFFAEILGFMAVIFATMMRHSWGKMFTNDEKILRLTAAALPILGLCELGNCPQTVGCGVVRGTARPNVAANVNLGAFYLIGMPVAIGLGFWLDIGFCGLWLGLLSAQVCCAGLMLYVILTTNWKNQAQRAQLLTSAENMAMNPTV